CGGCGCATCGTCCTGACCCACGCGGTGGACGCGCGGGCCACCTACTTTTGTCCCGGATGCCAGCACTAGCCCTGCTCGCCGCTCCGGCCACCGTCGCCCTCGACGCGCTGCGCGAGCGCGTCAAGGCGTCCGCCCGGCGCCGGCCCGGCGTGTACCAGTTCCTGGACGCCGACGGCGGCGTGTTCTACGTCGGCAAGGCGAAGGACCTGCGGGCCCGGCTGCTGAGCTACTTCTCGGCCCCCTGGCCCGACAGCAAGGCGGCGCACCTGGTGCGTGCCGCGGCGGACATCACCTGGCGCTACCAGCCGAGCGAGTTCGCGGCGCTGCTCGAGGAGCTGCGCCTGATCGCGCGCCTCAGGCCCTTCTCCAACGTCCGGGGCAACCGCACCCGGCGCCGGATGGTCTTCGTCAAGCTGACCGGCGGCGTCGCGCCCAAGCTCAAGGTCACCGAGCACACCACCGACCGCGCCGCGCGCTACTACGGGCCGTTCCAGAGTCACTGGCGCACCGCCGACGCCGTGCGCGTTCTCGCCGACCTGCTGCGGCTCCGCGACTGCGCGCAGGACCGCCCGCTGCGCTACGCCGGCCAGGAGGACCTGTTCGGCGCGGCCGAGATCCCGGCCGCCTGCCTGCGCCACGAGCTGGGCACCTGCCTCGGTCCCTGTGCGGCCAAGTGCACGGCCGAGGCGTACGGGGGCGCGGTCGCGCACGCCGCCGCCTTTCTCGAGAGCCGGGCCGTCGCGCCCCTCGACCGCGTGGTGGACGCGATGGCGGAGGCTTCCGACGCCCGCGACTTCGAGCGTGCGGCCGGCTGGCGCGAGAAGCTCGAGGCGCTGGAGTCGCTGTTCGCGGCCGTCTCCCGCCTGCGGGCGGCGACCGAGGCGCTCACCTTCGTCTACGGCGTGCGCGACCGGACGCCGGCCGCGCGCGGCGGCGGGCACGACGATCGCGTGTACCTGGTGCATCGCGGGCTGGTGCGGGCGCTCGCCCCGTGGCCGCGGACGCCCATCGAGCGCAGCGCCTTCGCCGGGGCGGTCGAGCGCTGGGCCGGCCAGGACGCCGGCGGCCCCGCCGCGCGCACCGCGCCCGAGATGGACGAGCTGTTGCTGGTGATGAGCTGGTTCCGCCAGCACCCGGAGGAGTTCGAGTCCACCACGCCGCTGGCGGCGTGGCTCGCCGCCGAGGGGCCCGCCGCTAGCTGAGGGGCACGATGCGGACCCGCGGCGGGATCCCGGGCTCCGTCTCCATGATCGCCACCGAGGGCGACAGGTCGAAGCGCCGCGGCCCGGCCGAGCCCGGGTTCACCACGACCGTGAAGTCCGGCAGGTCACGGATCACCGGCCGGTGCGTGTGCCCGAACACGATGACGTCCGCAGCAGGGAACGCCGACTTGAGCTCCTCCGGCTCCGGCGAGCCGAACTGGTCACCGTGCGTCACCACGAACCTGAAGCCGTCGAGCTCGATCTCCGCCACCCGGGGCAGCCGGCGCCGCAACCGGATGTCCACGTTGCCGTAGACGGCCGTCACCGGCGCCAGCAGCTCCAGCTCGTCCAGGACCGCGCCGTCCCCGACGTCGCCCGCGTGCAGGATGCGGTCCACCTTCGCGAACACGTCGTGCACCCCGGAGCGCACCTGGCCGTGCGTGTCCGCGATCAGACCCAGCCGCATCAGCGCCGCCGCGGCGCCCCGCCCGCCCACCTCGGTACGAGATCCGCCTCCACGCCCAGGTGGTCCACCACCCGCTGGACCACGAAGTCCACCAGCTGCCCGATCGACTTCGGCCGGTGGTAGAAGCCCGGCGAGGCCGGGATCACCGTCGCCCCCGCCTCCGTCACCGCCACCATGTTCCTGAGGTGCAGCAGCGACAGCGGCGCCTCGCGCGGCACCAGCACCAGCCGGCGGCGCTCCTTCAGCACCACGTCCGCCGCCCGCTCGATCAGGCTCCGGCTGTTCCCCGCCGCGATCCCGGCCAGCGTCGCCATGGAGCACGGGCAGATCACCATCCCCCGTGTCCGAGCGGAGCCCGACGCCGGCCGTCCGCCCCGGTCGTCGTCCCCGAACAGCTCCACGTGCTTCCACGA
This portion of the Gemmatimonadales bacterium genome encodes:
- a CDS encoding metallophosphoesterase family protein, which produces MRLGLIADTHGQVRSGVHDVFAKVDRILHAGDVGDGAVLDELELLAPVTAVYGNVDIRLRRRLPRVAEIELDGFRFVVTHGDQFGSPEPEELKSAFPAADVIVFGHTHRPVIRDLPDFTVVVNPGSAGPRRFDLSPSVAIMETEPGIPPRVRIVPLS
- a CDS encoding UvrB/UvrC motif-containing protein, producing MPALALLAAPATVALDALRERVKASARRRPGVYQFLDADGGVFYVGKAKDLRARLLSYFSAPWPDSKAAHLVRAAADITWRYQPSEFAALLEELRLIARLRPFSNVRGNRTRRRMVFVKLTGGVAPKLKVTEHTTDRAARYYGPFQSHWRTADAVRVLADLLRLRDCAQDRPLRYAGQEDLFGAAEIPAACLRHELGTCLGPCAAKCTAEAYGGAVAHAAAFLESRAVAPLDRVVDAMAEASDARDFERAAGWREKLEALESLFAAVSRLRAATEALTFVYGVRDRTPAARGGGHDDRVYLVHRGLVRALAPWPRTPIERSAFAGAVERWAGQDAGGPAARTAPEMDELLLVMSWFRQHPEEFESTTPLAAWLAAEGPAAS
- a CDS encoding flavin prenyltransferase UbiX; this translates as MTRLPVVMAITGASGAPYGLRLLQVLAGAGVPVWLVVSAHGWRLLREECGIGDAEALAGSMGVSWKHVELFGDDDRGGRPASGSARTRGMVICPCSMATLAGIAAGNSRSLIERAADVVLKERRRLVLVPREAPLSLLHLRNMVAVTEAGATVIPASPGFYHRPKSIGQLVDFVVQRVVDHLGVEADLVPRWAGGAPRRR